One Thermicanus aegyptius DSM 12793 DNA segment encodes these proteins:
- a CDS encoding ABC-F family ATP-binding cassette domain-containing protein → MWILQLNEIEKSFGATLILQGITMNIHEKERVGLVGRNGAGKSTLLKIITGELLPDRGQISFAKQKKMGYLAQDSGLKAEQTIWQEMLEPFTPLLMMERELRRMEEEMASPGVYGNETRLSKLTEEYVLLSQRFEEGGGFSFPAKIRSLLSGLGFPEETWDQPITSLSGGQKTRLALVKLLLTEPDLLILDEPTNYLDLSTLAWLENYLRTYPGALLIVSHDRYFLDKLVTRIDELEGGKLHSYAGNYTAYLRQREEERRRQKEAYEAQQEEIKRMEEFVQKNIARASTTKRAQSRRKQLEKMVRLEPPSSPPGLTSFQFEVDQISGFEVLTVEDLTIGYEKPFSQPTPLTKPLRFQIERGERVAIVGPNGVGKTTLFLTLMGKLHPLGGKIIWGSQVKTAYYDQEQEELNEEKRVIDEIWDEHRLTPEREVRTWLGRFLFRGEEVEKKVTVLSGGERARLQLLKVLLRRANLLLLDEPTNHLDIPSREALEEALLQYPGTLLFISHDRYFLNKIATRTLELTSDGITSYLGNYDYYLEKKEEREEREKEKTALGRGAKGVEERHERGTLRGEKEEERSRNERVHSPKEPLSYEELKAEKRERRKWERQMEETEEQIEILERSIQEKEGELQRPEIYANYDQTLKLHRELEALKNELDQLLQFWEELTLKLEEGKE, encoded by the coding sequence ATGTGGATCTTGCAATTAAACGAAATCGAAAAATCATTTGGTGCCACCCTGATTCTGCAAGGGATCACGATGAATATCCATGAAAAAGAACGGGTAGGCCTGGTTGGCAGAAACGGAGCGGGCAAATCAACCCTTTTAAAGATCATCACGGGAGAACTTCTCCCCGACCGGGGGCAAATCTCCTTTGCGAAACAGAAAAAGATGGGCTATCTCGCCCAAGATAGCGGTTTAAAGGCTGAGCAGACGATCTGGCAGGAGATGCTGGAACCTTTTACCCCCCTCCTCATGATGGAAAGGGAACTGCGGCGCATGGAGGAAGAGATGGCCTCCCCTGGGGTCTATGGAAACGAGACCCGCCTCAGCAAGCTGACAGAGGAGTATGTCCTCCTCAGTCAACGTTTTGAAGAGGGGGGAGGATTTTCCTTCCCGGCAAAAATCCGATCCCTTTTAAGTGGGCTTGGTTTTCCGGAGGAAACCTGGGATCAGCCCATCACCTCCCTCTCCGGGGGGCAAAAGACGCGACTTGCCTTAGTGAAACTCCTCCTCACCGAACCCGATCTCCTCATCCTGGACGAGCCGACCAACTATCTCGATCTCTCCACCCTCGCTTGGCTGGAGAATTACCTTCGCACCTATCCGGGGGCTCTCCTCATCGTCTCCCATGACCGTTATTTTCTGGATAAGCTGGTCACCCGTATCGACGAGTTGGAGGGAGGAAAACTTCATTCCTACGCAGGCAATTATACCGCCTATCTGCGCCAAAGAGAAGAGGAGAGGAGGCGGCAAAAAGAAGCCTATGAGGCTCAACAAGAGGAAATCAAGCGGATGGAAGAGTTCGTGCAGAAGAATATCGCCCGGGCCAGCACGACAAAACGGGCGCAGAGCCGCAGAAAGCAGCTGGAAAAGATGGTGCGTCTCGAGCCTCCCTCCTCTCCTCCCGGATTAACCTCCTTTCAATTTGAAGTGGATCAAATTTCCGGATTTGAAGTCCTAACCGTTGAAGACCTTACGATCGGATACGAAAAACCCTTCTCACAGCCAACCCCTCTTACAAAACCCCTCCGCTTCCAGATTGAACGGGGAGAAAGGGTGGCCATCGTAGGGCCAAACGGCGTCGGCAAAACCACCTTGTTCCTCACCTTGATGGGAAAACTTCATCCGTTAGGCGGCAAGATCATCTGGGGCAGCCAGGTGAAAACCGCCTACTATGATCAAGAACAGGAGGAGCTAAATGAGGAAAAGCGGGTGATCGATGAAATCTGGGATGAGCACCGCCTCACCCCGGAGCGGGAGGTTCGAACCTGGCTGGGTCGCTTTCTCTTCCGGGGGGAAGAGGTGGAGAAGAAGGTAACCGTCTTAAGCGGAGGGGAAAGGGCCAGGCTCCAATTGTTGAAAGTCCTCCTCCGCCGGGCCAATCTCCTTCTCCTCGATGAGCCCACCAACCATCTGGATATCCCGAGCCGAGAAGCATTAGAAGAGGCACTCCTCCAATATCCGGGCACCCTCCTCTTCATCTCCCACGACCGCTATTTTCTTAACAAGATTGCCACCCGGACTTTGGAACTTACCTCGGACGGGATCACCTCTTATCTGGGGAACTATGATTATTATCTGGAAAAAAAAGAGGAGCGGGAGGAGAGGGAAAAAGAGAAAACGGCTCTGGGAAGGGGAGCAAAAGGGGTGGAGGAGCGGCATGAAAGGGGTACACTCCGGGGAGAAAAGGAAGAGGAGCGAAGCCGAAACGAAAGGGTTCATTCCCCAAAAGAGCCGCTTTCCTATGAAGAACTAAAGGCCGAAAAAAGGGAACGGCGCAAGTGGGAAAGGCAGATGGAGGAGACGGAAGAGCAGATTGAAATACTGGAACGGAGCATCCAGGAGAAGGAAGGGGAGCTTCAACGCCCCGAAATCTACGCAAATTATGATCAAACGCTGAAGTTGCACCGGGAACTGGAGGCACTCAAAAACGAATTGGATCAACTTCTTCAATTTTGGGAAGAACTGACGCTTAAATTAGAAGAGGGAAAGGAATGA
- a CDS encoding 5-formyltetrahydrofolate cyclo-ligase, with product MDRSSQGMEKENSTGKSSDRFYASDLKIGEDQVNHEAEEIKERKKELRRKILSARKGLTEEMRRQFSNRIVERIRRHPRYQRTKVISAYLPFGDEVDILPLLEKAREEGKKILIPRVHRESSSLSFHEWRGVEGLVRGSFGILEPPPSAIPYQGEEADLLLIPGVAFDRKGGRLGYGRGYFDRFLEGMKSSPYLLAPSFAIQVVEEVPMEPWDKRIDAIVTETEWIDSSYPFMYNEGDNVEKNG from the coding sequence TTGGACAGATCTTCGCAGGGGATGGAGAAAGAAAATTCCACAGGTAAAAGCAGCGATCGGTTTTATGCATCCGATCTTAAGATAGGTGAGGATCAGGTGAATCACGAAGCAGAGGAAATAAAGGAAAGAAAAAAAGAACTTCGCCGTAAGATTCTATCGGCGAGGAAAGGTTTAACGGAGGAGATGAGGCGTCAATTTTCGAACCGGATCGTGGAGCGGATTCGCCGGCATCCCCGTTATCAAAGGACAAAAGTGATCTCCGCATATCTTCCGTTTGGGGATGAGGTGGATATCCTCCCTCTGCTGGAGAAGGCTAGGGAAGAAGGGAAAAAAATCCTGATTCCCCGCGTTCATCGGGAGAGTTCATCCCTTTCCTTTCACGAATGGAGAGGGGTAGAGGGATTGGTTCGGGGGTCTTTTGGAATTTTGGAACCTCCCCCATCGGCGATCCCTTACCAGGGAGAGGAAGCGGATCTTCTCCTGATTCCCGGTGTGGCATTTGACCGGAAGGGGGGGCGGTTAGGGTATGGGAGAGGTTACTTTGATCGGTTCCTAGAGGGAATGAAATCCTCTCCATATCTCTTGGCTCCCTCCTTTGCGATCCAGGTTGTGGAAGAGGTCCCCATGGAGCCGTGGGACAAAAGAATTGACGCAATTGTGACAGAGACGGAATGGATTGATTCTTCATACCCCTTCATGTACAATGAAGGTGATAACGTAGAGAAAAACGGATAA
- a CDS encoding MogA/MoaB family molybdenum cofactor biosynthesis protein, with product MWRVGILSCSDRGSRGEREDKSKDLIAKIVAEAFKGKVTTYHCVPDEIEVIKETLFEMIDHEGVDVIITTGGTGLSPRDVTPEATLQVVDRIIPGFAEEMRRKASAVTRKALFTRAVVGTRKTTLIINLPGSPDVAELCLNAIIDQIEPALLLLQGKKGV from the coding sequence ATGTGGCGGGTTGGAATACTTTCCTGCAGTGATCGCGGCTCAAGGGGGGAAAGAGAAGATAAAAGCAAGGACTTAATCGCGAAGATCGTGGCTGAAGCATTTAAGGGGAAAGTGACGACCTACCACTGCGTGCCCGACGAGATAGAAGTGATTAAAGAAACGTTGTTTGAGATGATTGATCATGAGGGAGTAGACGTGATTATTACGACGGGAGGGACCGGACTATCCCCCCGGGATGTAACTCCGGAAGCCACCCTACAGGTGGTGGATCGGATTATTCCCGGATTTGCCGAAGAGATGCGGAGGAAGGCGTCGGCCGTGACGCGAAAGGCTCTCTTTACCCGAGCGGTGGTCGGTACACGGAAGACGACGCTCATCATCAATCTGCCCGGTTCCCCCGATGTGGCTGAACTTTGCCTCAACGCCATCATTGACCAGATAGAGCCGGCTTTACTGTTACTTCAAGGAAAGAAAGGGGTGTAA
- the tatA gene encoding twin-arginine translocase TatA/TatE family subunit produces MLNNIGIPGLILILILALIIFGPQKLPEIGRAFGNSLREFKKATQGLVSDDEKEEGTDKEREKKLAEREKELEQKTH; encoded by the coding sequence ATGTTGAACAACATCGGCATCCCGGGTCTGATTCTCATCCTGATTCTGGCGCTGATCATCTTCGGGCCTCAGAAACTTCCTGAAATAGGAAGGGCTTTCGGAAATTCACTGCGCGAATTTAAGAAAGCTACACAAGGTCTCGTCTCCGATGATGAGAAAGAAGAAGGGACGGATAAGGAGAGGGAAAAGAAACTGGCAGAACGGGAGAAGGAGTTGGAGCAGAAAACCCATTAG
- the groES gene encoding co-chaperone GroES codes for MLRPLGDRVIVEPAAKEEKTASGIVLPDTAKEKPQEGRVVAVGNGRLEDGKRVPLDVKEGDKVIFSKYAGTEVKYDEKEYLILRESDILAVIE; via the coding sequence ATGTTAAGACCACTCGGTGATCGTGTCATTGTTGAGCCTGCCGCGAAGGAAGAAAAAACCGCTAGCGGAATCGTCCTCCCGGATACGGCGAAGGAAAAACCCCAAGAAGGCCGTGTTGTGGCCGTAGGAAATGGCCGGTTGGAGGATGGTAAACGGGTTCCCCTCGATGTGAAGGAAGGGGATAAAGTGATCTTCTCTAAGTACGCGGGAACCGAAGTGAAGTATGATGAGAAGGAATATCTCATCTTAAGAGAGTCTGACATCCTCGCAGTGATTGAGTAA
- the groL gene encoding chaperonin GroEL (60 kDa chaperone family; promotes refolding of misfolded polypeptides especially under stressful conditions; forms two stacked rings of heptamers to form a barrel-shaped 14mer; ends can be capped by GroES; misfolded proteins enter the barrel where they are refolded when GroES binds), whose amino-acid sequence MAKEIRFGEDARRAMLRGVDALANAVRVTLGPKGRNVVLEKKYGSPLITNDGVTIAKEIELEDPYENMGAQLVKEVATKTNDVAGDGTTTATVLAQAMIREGLKNVTAGANPMVIRKGIEKAVAAAVEGIHSIAKKVESKEAISQVAAISAGDVEIGKLIAEAMEKVGNDGVITVEESKGFQTELDVVEGMQFDRGYVSPYMVTNSDKMEAVLENPYILITDKKISSIQDILPILEQVVQQGRSLLIIAEDVEGEALATLVVNKLRGTFNAVAVKAPGFGDRRKAMLEDIAILTGGQVITEDLGLELKSTKINQLGRAGKVVVNKENTTIVEGVGSKANIDARIKAIRQQIEETTSEFDKEKLQERLAKLAGGVAVIKVGAATETELKEKKLRIEDALNATRAAVEEGIVSGGGTALVNVIPSVEKVEAHGDELTGVRIVLRALEEPVRMIAENAGQEGSVIVQRLKTEKVGIGYNAATGEWVDMFQAGIVDPAKVTRSALQNAASVAMMFLTTEAAVTDIPEKEKAAAPGGGMGGMDMM is encoded by the coding sequence ATGGCGAAAGAGATTCGTTTCGGTGAAGATGCACGCCGCGCCATGCTTCGTGGTGTTGATGCTTTAGCCAACGCCGTTCGCGTAACCTTGGGACCAAAGGGGCGGAATGTGGTCCTTGAGAAGAAATACGGCTCTCCCCTCATCACCAATGACGGGGTAACCATTGCCAAGGAAATTGAGTTGGAAGATCCATATGAAAATATGGGGGCGCAATTGGTGAAAGAAGTGGCGACCAAGACAAATGATGTGGCCGGGGACGGAACGACGACGGCTACGGTCTTGGCCCAAGCGATGATCCGGGAAGGATTAAAGAACGTAACCGCCGGAGCGAACCCGATGGTGATCCGCAAGGGGATTGAAAAGGCGGTAGCCGCTGCTGTGGAAGGTATTCACAGCATTGCTAAAAAGGTAGAAAGCAAAGAGGCGATCTCTCAGGTAGCCGCCATTTCAGCAGGAGATGTGGAGATTGGGAAATTGATCGCCGAAGCGATGGAGAAAGTAGGAAACGACGGGGTTATTACCGTTGAGGAATCGAAAGGCTTCCAAACCGAACTCGATGTGGTAGAAGGAATGCAATTCGACCGGGGCTATGTCTCCCCTTACATGGTTACCAATTCCGATAAGATGGAGGCCGTGCTGGAAAATCCCTACATCCTGATCACCGATAAGAAGATCTCCAGCATCCAGGATATTCTCCCCATCCTCGAACAGGTGGTACAGCAAGGTCGCTCCCTCCTCATCATCGCCGAGGATGTGGAAGGAGAAGCCCTGGCTACCTTGGTGGTGAACAAACTTCGTGGAACCTTCAACGCCGTTGCCGTTAAGGCTCCCGGGTTTGGGGATCGCCGCAAGGCTATGCTCGAGGATATCGCCATCCTTACCGGTGGGCAGGTCATTACTGAAGATCTTGGCCTTGAGCTGAAATCTACGAAGATTAACCAACTTGGCCGCGCAGGCAAGGTTGTCGTAAATAAGGAAAACACCACCATCGTGGAGGGAGTCGGATCGAAGGCGAATATTGATGCCCGCATTAAGGCGATTCGCCAGCAGATTGAAGAGACCACCTCTGAATTTGATAAAGAAAAACTGCAAGAGCGCTTGGCGAAACTGGCCGGCGGTGTGGCCGTCATTAAGGTAGGAGCCGCCACGGAAACCGAGTTGAAGGAAAAGAAACTGCGCATCGAAGATGCTTTGAATGCGACCCGCGCAGCGGTCGAAGAAGGAATCGTATCCGGCGGTGGTACCGCGCTGGTTAACGTGATCCCCTCTGTGGAGAAAGTGGAAGCCCATGGGGATGAATTAACCGGGGTACGCATCGTTCTCCGCGCGCTGGAGGAACCGGTACGCATGATTGCTGAAAACGCAGGCCAAGAAGGTTCCGTGATCGTACAACGTCTCAAAACCGAAAAAGTAGGCATCGGGTACAATGCAGCCACAGGCGAATGGGTCGATATGTTCCAGGCAGGGATCGTTGACCCGGCGAAGGTGACCCGTTCCGCTCTCCAAAACGCTGCTTCCGTCGCCATGATGTTCCTCACCACCGAAGCAGCCGTTACCGACATTCCGGAGAAGGAAAAAGCGGCGGCACCTGGCGGTGGCATGGGCGGCATGGACATGATGTAA
- a CDS encoding ABC transporter permease, with the protein MDTHPKVDFASNPQNQTTYKKERLKEKFTRNLRKISQQKLLQMMALLGVVWMIIFNYIPMYGLIIAFKEFNIIKPISESPWVGWMQFQEFIQDDNFWIILKNTLGISIIKLIIGFPLPILFALLLNELTSIKFKKMVQTISYLPHFLSWVVLGGILTTWLADVGIINDILLAFGVIDERINYLAEPSYFWSIVIISDIWKELGWSAIIYLAAIAGVSPEMYEAATIDGANRLQKIWYVTLPSIRPTITILFILAVSGIFNSNFDQILVLRNSLNESASNVIDIYVYQVGIQNARYSYATAVGLLKSVVAFILLLLANKIVKKLNGTSLF; encoded by the coding sequence ATGGATACTCACCCAAAAGTTGATTTTGCTTCAAATCCTCAAAACCAAACTACATATAAAAAAGAAAGGTTAAAAGAAAAGTTTACACGGAATTTAAGAAAAATATCTCAACAAAAACTATTACAAATGATGGCCCTACTTGGTGTAGTATGGATGATTATTTTTAATTATATCCCAATGTATGGTCTCATTATCGCCTTTAAAGAGTTTAATATTATTAAACCAATTTCAGAATCTCCTTGGGTAGGATGGATGCAATTTCAGGAATTTATACAGGATGATAATTTTTGGATTATCTTAAAAAATACATTAGGAATCAGCATTATTAAACTAATTATCGGATTCCCGCTGCCCATTCTCTTTGCATTACTGTTAAATGAACTTACCTCCATTAAATTTAAAAAAATGGTACAGACAATTTCCTACTTACCCCATTTTTTATCCTGGGTGGTTCTTGGCGGGATATTAACCACATGGTTGGCAGATGTAGGGATCATTAATGATATTTTACTAGCTTTTGGGGTGATTGATGAACGAATCAATTATTTAGCAGAACCATCTTATTTTTGGAGTATTGTTATTATTTCTGATATATGGAAAGAATTAGGTTGGTCCGCCATTATTTATTTAGCGGCAATTGCAGGAGTATCTCCAGAAATGTATGAGGCCGCTACCATCGATGGAGCCAATCGACTCCAGAAAATATGGTATGTAACTCTTCCATCCATTCGTCCAACGATCACGATTCTCTTCATCTTAGCAGTTAGCGGGATATTTAACTCTAACTTTGATCAAATCCTGGTATTACGTAATTCATTAAATGAAAGTGCAAGTAATGTGATTGATATTTATGTTTATCAAGTGGGAATTCAAAATGCAAGATATTCCTACGCCACAGCAGTAGGTTTATTAAAATCGGTGGTGGCATTTATTCTGTTGCTATTGGCTAATAAGATCGTTAAGAAACTGAATGGAACTTCATTGTTTTAG
- a CDS encoding carbohydrate ABC transporter permease, with product MLNLFKLNRRTKGEYIFDTLNVVLMLAICFLTLYPIWYVLVNSLNDGIDAMQGGIYWWPREFTLDNYKAVFANQGILTSFGVTIAKTVIGTLTHVFFTAMVAYALSRSELVGRKLYMIIGTITMFFSGGLIPYFLLIRDLGLFDHFLVYIIPTLFNFFHLIIFVSFFRELPPSLIEAAKIDGANDFMIFLKIVIPLSMPVIATISLFQGVYQWNDYFAGVIFVNNPDLQPIQTYLYKVVAETSSSQMMVNAPGGITTKTVTSQSIKLATMVVTTLPIVLVYPFLQKYFVKGMLIGSMKG from the coding sequence ATGCTGAATCTCTTTAAACTGAATAGAAGAACAAAAGGTGAGTACATTTTTGATACCTTAAATGTTGTACTAATGCTCGCTATCTGTTTTTTAACGCTTTATCCAATCTGGTACGTACTTGTCAACTCCTTAAATGATGGAATCGATGCGATGCAAGGAGGGATTTATTGGTGGCCAAGGGAGTTCACGTTGGACAATTATAAGGCCGTCTTTGCAAACCAAGGAATTTTGACCTCCTTTGGTGTTACTATTGCAAAAACGGTGATCGGAACGCTAACCCATGTATTCTTTACTGCGATGGTGGCGTATGCTTTATCTCGGAGTGAATTGGTAGGGAGAAAATTGTATATGATCATTGGTACTATTACGATGTTTTTTAGCGGAGGATTAATACCCTACTTTTTACTGATTCGAGATTTAGGACTGTTTGATCATTTTTTGGTCTATATTATACCCACACTATTTAATTTTTTCCACTTGATCATTTTCGTATCTTTTTTTAGAGAATTGCCCCCTTCGTTGATAGAAGCAGCAAAGATTGATGGCGCTAATGATTTTATGATTTTCCTTAAAATAGTGATTCCACTATCCATGCCGGTGATCGCCACTATTTCATTGTTTCAAGGCGTTTATCAATGGAACGATTACTTTGCGGGCGTCATTTTTGTAAACAATCCTGATTTACAACCGATTCAAACCTATTTATATAAAGTCGTAGCAGAAACCAGTTCCAGTCAAATGATGGTAAATGCACCCGGTGGAATAACAACGAAAACCGTAACTTCGCAGTCGATTAAACTAGCAACGATGGTTGTTACTACCTTACCCATTGTATTGGTATACCCATTCCTTCAAAAATATTTTGTAAAAGGAATGTTAATTGGGTCTATGAAAGGTTAA
- a CDS encoding IS256 family transposase, with protein MAQYNITLNDEILKDLFSGDKGVAVLLEQVLNQVLQAQATDQLNAEPYERSEDRQGYRNGTRPHPITTRVGTLVLRVPRLRSGKFSTELFARYQRSEQALLLAMMEMVINGVSTRKVAAITEELCGEEFSKSTVSELCKRLDPVVQGWNERSLKDKEYPFVIVDAMVLKIREDGRVRSRDALIATGVGEDGYREVLGMRIGDSESEASWSAFFGWLKDRGLHGVDIVVSDSHSGLVKALHTQFQGCTWQRCQTHFMRNFLDAVPKSLQEELYGKMRAILDAPDVKTARLLMEQVVDNYSDKARKAVDILESGFDDITAVLELPERYRKRLRTTNGQERLNEEIRRRDRVIRIYPNRDSAIRLLGALLMEIDEKWQSGHRYFDMEDYYVWREERRKKEVAESQQSVRKVS; from the coding sequence ATGGCACAATATAATATTACCTTGAACGATGAAATTTTGAAAGATCTATTTTCTGGAGATAAGGGGGTGGCTGTCTTACTAGAACAGGTGCTGAATCAGGTTCTTCAAGCCCAGGCCACGGACCAGTTGAATGCGGAGCCCTACGAACGGTCTGAAGATCGTCAGGGTTATCGCAATGGTACTCGCCCCCATCCCATTACGACCCGCGTCGGTACGCTGGTATTGCGGGTGCCACGACTCCGTAGCGGCAAGTTTTCCACAGAGCTTTTTGCCCGTTATCAGCGCAGTGAACAGGCACTTTTACTGGCGATGATGGAGATGGTTATTAATGGTGTATCCACAAGGAAGGTAGCTGCCATCACGGAGGAGCTATGTGGTGAAGAGTTTTCCAAGTCTACCGTATCGGAGCTCTGTAAACGATTGGACCCCGTTGTCCAAGGATGGAACGAACGAAGCCTGAAGGACAAGGAATACCCCTTTGTGATCGTGGATGCCATGGTGCTAAAGATTCGTGAGGATGGCAGGGTGCGCTCGAGGGATGCTTTGATTGCTACTGGTGTGGGTGAAGACGGATACCGTGAAGTGCTAGGAATGCGGATCGGGGATAGCGAGTCTGAAGCCAGTTGGAGTGCGTTTTTCGGCTGGTTGAAAGACCGAGGACTGCATGGTGTGGATATCGTTGTCTCTGACAGCCACAGCGGGCTTGTGAAAGCCCTACACACCCAGTTTCAAGGCTGTACCTGGCAACGATGCCAAACGCACTTTATGCGCAACTTCTTGGACGCCGTGCCTAAGAGTTTACAGGAGGAGCTGTATGGGAAAATGCGGGCCATCCTTGATGCGCCGGATGTGAAGACAGCCCGTTTATTAATGGAGCAGGTTGTGGATAATTACAGTGATAAAGCCCGTAAGGCTGTGGATATCCTCGAGTCGGGCTTTGATGACATCACGGCAGTACTGGAGCTACCAGAACGGTACAGGAAACGTCTGCGTACTACCAACGGTCAGGAGCGCCTTAATGAGGAAATCCGCAGGCGAGATCGGGTGATTCGAATCTACCCGAATCGAGACTCGGCGATACGGCTTCTAGGTGCCTTGCTGATGGAGATTGACGAGAAATGGCAATCTGGTCACCGGTACTTTGACATGGAAGACTATTACGTCTGGCGGGAGGAGCGTAGGAAGAAGGAGGTGGCGGAGTCACAGCAGAGCGTCCGAAAGGTTAGTTAA